Genomic window (Nicotiana sylvestris chromosome 7, ASM39365v2, whole genome shotgun sequence):
AGTTTCTTAACGAAAGACATTTTATACTCGCTCTATATCTGTTCCACAGTATTCCTATGTCTTCCCGTCACATAACTCTAtatcaaattaaaaaataaaaaaattggtaTGTTATTTCTATTTTACCAACTCCTTCTTTAGCCACCACCAAATCTGCCAGATTATCACCTCCAAAATCGCCATGCGGCCACCACTAATTTTACTCTCATTACCAAACTCATATATTTCACCATAAAAAATTACAACCACCACGATAGATTTCATCACTCATCACTAAATCCATCACCAAAATCACATTACCATCACTGCTCCCCACCAAAATCACCCTACTACCATTGCCACCACCAAAAATCATCACCCACCATCCTGATTTCACCACCCTTCACCAAATGATGTGCCGTGGAAATGCGGCACTTTCTATGCCATTTGCATAAGCTTTCGCTATCAAGcatatttttttgtctttcttATGTTATTCTACTGTTTTATAAAAACTTGGAGCCGAAGTATAAAAAACAAGCAAAAGTGTCAAAATAAGCTTAGAGTTCATTTTGTGATAAACTGTGCAGACAACAAAACTAAAATGCAGGCCGCATAAGTAGAGATGGGAACCACAAAAGAGACAGATGCTACCAGTTCTTGAAGTCAAGTCTACGAGCAATTCTGCAAATAGCAAAACAGAGATACAAAAGTCTAGCAAgtagaagaaaaacaaaatagaaatttTTTTAAAATCTAAAGGATCATTCTGCGGTCCTCTCTGCAATCCGCGTAACCTCTTTGCGAGCTGCAAACGcaaagaaagtaaaaaaataaaaaaattcaatctGCGATTGACCAAGGATCATTCATTTTACGGTTGCATGTCTATTCTGTGGTCCATTGTGCGATTTGTAAACATTCTTCGAATTCATGTTCTAGATGTGAAAAGTCGTTTTGTGGTGAAGATGGAAGATATGCGGACCACAGATCCATTCTGTAATCTATTATGCGATCCCAAATGTTCCCTAGAAGACATATTTATTAGTTCTTGGCACAGTTTTGGGACTTTATAAATAGATTATTTAAGATTTTGTAGATCATCCATATTTAGATTTTGCCTCCCACGTTCAATATTATTCTCTCTAAGTTGTTGGAAGCTTGAAAGACAAGAATATTTCATATTTTATCTCCTTCTTCCTTATTACTTTGTAAGAATGATTCATTTTAGCCTTTATATTTTGTATTGTTCTTTATTATCTAGCTAAATACTTTAGCTAGGATTGTGAGACATCTGTTTGGTTATGTGAATGAGTATGAATACAAAAGCTTATTTTTATTAAAGTGGGTATTATATATTTACTCTTCATGCTTTAAAGTttatttggtggttgcaaacatcaAATACAACTATCATTACTTTAACTTTTTTAGAGAACGAGAGTTAGGGTTTTGGAAAATATGAACAACAAGGATTGGAGCTTTGAGCCTCATATAATAAATGCAACCTAGAGATAAGAAGAGTTTAGCTTGGAAATTATTTATTGCTCACATTCACACACTTCATATTCGAAAACTAGGAGTGATAAATATTGAATGAGTTGAGTGATCTTTAATCGAAGTTTAAATATCAGTATTCATTACTTCGCTTCAGTAAATTAGCTAAATTATATACCCATTGGCATTACCTCACTTAGGGACTTAACCCTAGTTCTTTTATCATCTTGTTATAAAATAGCATCATAATCTTTTCTTACTTAGTTTTAAACTATTAATCAATTTTTAATTGTAGTCATAAAACCCAATCTTTTTACTTGTCACCATAAAAATATTAGACTTCTAGTTGGGTTTCACACTTAACAAGTAATTCATCCTAAGCAGCATTCTCTCTGAGATTCTGCCCCAAACCTATTGGATTATATATTTGACAATGACTGCTTGTGCCATTTAAAAGGGTATAATTTGGGCATATCAAATTTTACTGTCAATATCGGAAAATACGGTCTAGAAATTACAAATCAGTGCGAGCTTCACTTCTGGTATGTATTTCTATTTATCATGAATTATTATTTGTTTTGGTATAGGTACGACATGATGCGGAGGATGACGTGGGAGAATCAAAATGCAACAAATATGTGTTCTGCTAATGCCATTGTTCTGCCAAGGATAGCTGGTACTGCAAAATTTCATGCCAACATCACTATCCTCCACATGCTTCAAAATAAGGGTTAAATTTACGGCTTTAGCAAATGAGAACCCAAATATGCATTTGAGAAATTTCATTATGGTGTGTATATGCATAAGTAACACAATTTTTTCTGAAGAAATACTAAAGTTAAGGCTTTTCCTATTTTCACTTACAGGTGAGGCCACTACGTGGTTGGATGATATGCTGGCTCAATCCATAACAACATGGGAAGAGTTGGTGTGTAAATTTATTGATAAGTTCTTTCCACCGGTGCGTACACTTTAACTCCgtgataaaattatatatttttgatAACTATCAGATGAGGCTTTGCATGAGACATAAGTTAGATTTAAGAAGAAGTTGAGGCAATGTCCAAATCAGGGGTTGAGCGATGTGATCCTATTGCAAATATTATTTCGCTCACTTGATTCGATCAATCATTCAGTAGCAAATAATACGGCGAATGAGTCTATCATAGAGAAGACTTTTTCGAAGGCTTGCAAGTTTTTTGATAAAATAACAAAAAACAACCATGTTTGGTACACTACAGCTAGTAAGGTTAGGAGAGGAAGTGGATCCAAAGGTCTCGTGAAGCaatcaagaaaaaagaagaaagggatggAGCAACTTGGCAACACAAATGTCAATTCTTACCAAGTATCTCATGGAGAAGGGGACCAAAAAGGTTAATATAGTTGATGCCACAAATTTCGAGCAAGGTTTTCAACGGAACTCGTCATATGATCAAGAATGCTATAAAATTCAAGACAAAGAGGCTAAGTTTTTAAACAACTATCAAGGTGGGGGTTCCGACTTAATTTCCAAGGGTCCTACCATCCATGGAGGTCAAATGCACAAGGTCCAGGGAAAAAATATTGGACAATGGGCAAGAAAATTCGCATTAGAGAGATAGAAATCAAGGTATTGGAGGGACAACAACTACCTAAAAAGGATTTCAAATCCCTATGTTCCACCAACAGGCCCCATGTATCAACAATAGAGTCAACTTCCTCCCTACCATAGCCGTGATCAATCAACTAGTAATCCCATTAGTTCAAAACTTGGGGATATGTTGTCAAGGGTATTGAAGAACCAAGACCGATCTGTTGCTTTATTGAAAGATATTCACCAACGTGTGAGCTCTCACTCAAAATCAATCAAGCAACTTGAGACTCAATTGATTCAAATTGCAACTTCATTTAACCTACTACAAAAAAATAGATCTTCTAAGTGACCATCTCGAACCTAAATAATGATGGAAGTGGGACATCCCATTGTTTGGTTATCACTACCCGAAGTGGAAAGGTTCTAGTGAAAAAGAAAGTGTTAGaagaagatgtggttgatgagaATATGCAACAAGAAAAGAGTTCCGAGAAGAGAAAAATGTGTGTTGATGCTCCTATTGTGATTGAGGAGGAGCTCGAAAGTTCAAAATCTCCATCTATTCAAAGGAAGGAAAATTTTAAAGAGAAGGAAAAGGATGAGCGGGTCCCCCAAGATTTGAAGCCAATTCCAAGTCCACCTCCTCCATTTTCCCGAAGACTTGAAAAGAAGATGGAAGAAGGCAAGTTCAAAAAATTCTTGAAATGTCATGAAAATTGACGGTGAACATTTCTTTGGCAGAAGttcttgagcaaatgccgggttatGAAAAGTTCATGAAGGATATTGTTACAAGAAAGAGCAGGGTGACCTTGGGGAAAATGGATGTTACTCATCAATGTAGTGCCATTGTCACAAGCACCTTGGTTCAGAAAAGAGAAAATCCCAGCGCTTTCTTTATTCCTTATACCATTGGTAGCCACAAATTCACCCAGGCACTTTATGACCTTGGAGCAAGCATCAATgctatatgctattttaaaaagTTGGATTTGGGGACTCCTCAACTCACAACTATAAGGTTACTAATGGCTAATCAAACCATGAAAAGGCAAATAGGAATCATCTATAATGTGCTAGTGAAAGTAGATCGCTTTATCTACCCTACCAACATTGTGATTCTTAATTATGAGATAGACAAAGAGGTTCTTATCATCTTAGGAAGGCCATTCCTAGCTACAAAGATATCAATTTGTGATGTTGAAAAGTGAAGAGGTTCTTAACTTTCAATGTTTGTGAGTCCATGAGGTAACCAAGTGACATGGAGGTGATATCGGTAGTTCAGCTGATAGCTGAAACTGTGGACCAAAGTGTGATAGTTGATTGCAATGGAGAAAAGGTATAGGGGTACAAGGATGACGTAGATGCACTTGAGGATAAAAGTTCCTATATCTACCACCCTAAAAAATTGCCTCTTGATGTAAAAAAAATAGAGTGATTCTTATAAAGCGGATGATGTATAGTCATGACAAAAAGTTCTTGAAAAGGGCAAGGGCTGAAGCATTTGAAATCAAACCCGAGGATAACAAGATTGTTAAGGTGAATTAGAAAAGGGTTTGATTCTTGGGTTTCACTGATGATGGGGAGTTGGAGGAGGAGCACTCTTTGCAAGAGCCTTGCTGAAATTGGTAATAATTGCCGTGCCACGACGTTACATCAAGCGCAACTTGAGAGGCAACCCAAGTTTTATTCTGATTGtgtattctttttattttatgttgaatATTTAAATATGTGTTATGATGTTGAAATTCAAAATAATTGGCAAGAATGCAGCAACCGACCTATTGGTTTAAGCATTAGAACCCTGTTCCCCTATTTGATTCTTACTGTGTGTTCGTTTGATGTTTTATGACttgtagtgtcacgaccccagtttgccctccgtgaactatcgtgacggcacctagtctctacgactaggtaagcctaacaaattgcggaaacagaaaacaacagaataaaactagccaaaaattGCAGAAGTAACATAATGaagcgtttaagatgccgctAGGCATATGCAATACAAACTCTCGAACTGAAACAATATTTCccaaacccggaatctcatgaaatcacaagctattggATAACTACAAGTgactaactccagaatgtctaaacaaaattaaatacagaagggctgatACTATAAGGGAGAATGGAAAggaactcctcggtctgcggacgcggtagatatacctcaaagtctctagagaatcgcctcgcctcaagggtagtagggctgagtcgaagtacttggatctgcacatgaaaaacatgcacagaaagggcatgagtacaccataacagtactcaataagtgccaagcctaacctaggtcgggtagtgatgagaaaagtcagggccctactaagtttagatgaaaaacaaggtataACAATAcagaataagacagtataattaagtgcagatagtaagaagtaacacaggatagtaagaacaacaacaactacaaaaGAGACAAAATATTCACaaaaggaatacagctcaacacagagataacatccgggatctcccaggataccgtcgtGTAGTCtcaaatataaatatctagtagatctcccgggtgtcgtcccgttgttcaactcataatgcgcgtggatctcccggaataccgatccatagtcccaaatataaatattcgGTACTGGGGGAATGTACCTAGTGCAGTCCCTATCACACCCTttttttaaggtgtgttagggcacctatttacAAATAACTCTGTTTTAACTAGTCAATGTcgccaaagatcgggtaagggctcaaattacctcaaaaagaaggtgttaagcactctCTGAGGTCCACAACTATGGTTCCCGAACGAATTTAAACTATGTGGGATTATTGAATTAAACTAGGTTGTAGGTTGCTAAGTTGTGAATTAATCCTAAGTGGTCAAGTATATACATCAATTCAAAGCAATTAGTTAAAACTAGTCATGGAAAAAATATAAGAATTGTAAATCGTAGAAAGCCTACTTAGTTACATAAAAGGGGGACCTAAATTTTTAAGCCTGATGGATCAACTCTCGTGCAAAGTCTGCTAAGACTTTTATAGCCAATAGTGCTAAGGATATTAGGGCAATTTGTGTATCATGTCCGCTACTTTCATTACTATCTTTGAGTTGTTAACCTAAGAGcgcactaattaattctaaatcaCGTCTCAATTCAaaactacccgtcccttcctatagtccaggaggctttggacactATTCTAAAGGGATGGTTCTAGACTTAAAGAAAATCTCAAGTTTCTATTTCTATTCTTATTAGCGTCACATAAAAGGAAGCACATTAGGACTTAAACAAGTAACACATAAGGCAAGTAAGGGCTCATGTTGACCTCCGAATTAATTAAGAAGTCGATATTTTAAATTTCTTGATACAATACCCGAACAAGATGAGAGAACTAAATAAAAGTTGTGAAAGAAACCAATGTAGAAATGGTCAAAGGACTAGACTTCCGATTTATTCCCTAACTCTTGCAAGAGAGAGGTATTATAAGTTAGCATGCTTGGATTCTTTCATTTGAAGTTAGCCAAAATAGGAAAATAGAAGAGTGTCTTCTGGAATAGGCAAAAGTCCAAAGGTTTGAGCAAAACATTATAAATAGAGAAAGgataaaaatttgaaaagaaacaCGTTTGAGCAAAGCATTGCTAGTAGAGAAACGATAAAAATATTGAAAAGAAACGTGGCTGATATAGCACTATATTTAGAAGGTTTAACATACTTTTCAGAGCCGATGATACTACACGAAATTATTATTAGAAAAATAAATAGAGGTATGCAAGgcaaaaatctgattcagttatattaaaattattaaactACTGAAACATGTTAGTGGTGGTCGAAATACTTTTACCaattataaatataaaaattctcaCCCAACACATAAACAAGCTTAAAAGAGAAGTAGTCAGCAAGTCCCTAATCCTAGCAGCCCCATTTCACTATTACAATCAGTTATTACATGCTATCTGAATAGAGCTTATAACTAGAGCCTAGGAAATCAACTAATTGAACTTCAAACTTTGGCAGACTTCTCATAG
Coding sequences:
- the LOC138873555 gene encoding uncharacterized protein, whose product is MCVDAPIVIEEELESSKSPSIQRKENFKEKEKDERVPQDLKPIPSPPPPFSRRLEKKMEEEVLEQMPGYEKFMKDIVTRKSRVTLGKMDVTHQCSAIVTSTLVQKRENPSAFFIPYTIGSHKFTQALYDLGASINAICYFKKLDLGTPQLTTIRLLMANQTMKRQIGIIYNVLVKVDRFIYPTNIVILNYEIDKEVLIILGRPFLATKISICDVEK